A single region of the Pseudokineococcus lusitanus genome encodes:
- a CDS encoding LysR family transcriptional regulator: MDVEALAALAAVRSQGGVTRAAAVLHVSPSAVSQRLAALARAAGTPLTEREGRRLRLTAAGEALADAAVDVAAALERARAAAAGALASPTGVVHVSAFASGGELLLPGLLTRLAGRPGVEVRCSDEDVALDAFAPLTDRLDVVVAHRPEGVPAWTARPAEVLTTPLLREPLDVAVPLDHPLADREAVTPADVVGEPWVGVREGFPVAAVLHAVAGADGPPRVTHRVNDFHVVLALVAAGHGLSLLPRYTCGHHPGVRLVPLRGVRAGRLVEALVRADKAERPLVRLVLDELVALAAEVRAAHEG; this comes from the coding sequence ATGGACGTCGAGGCGTTGGCCGCGCTCGCCGCGGTGCGCAGCCAGGGCGGGGTGACGCGGGCGGCCGCCGTCCTCCACGTCAGCCCCTCTGCGGTCTCCCAGCGGCTGGCGGCGCTCGCCCGCGCCGCCGGCACCCCGCTCACCGAGCGCGAGGGCCGGCGCCTGCGCCTCACGGCGGCCGGCGAGGCGCTCGCGGACGCCGCCGTCGACGTCGCGGCGGCCCTGGAGCGGGCCCGCGCCGCCGCCGCCGGCGCTCTCGCGAGCCCCACCGGCGTCGTCCACGTGTCCGCCTTCGCCAGCGGCGGCGAGCTCCTGCTGCCCGGGCTGCTCACGCGCCTGGCCGGTCGGCCCGGCGTCGAGGTCCGCTGCTCCGACGAGGACGTCGCCCTCGACGCCTTCGCCCCGCTCACCGACCGGCTCGACGTCGTCGTCGCGCACCGTCCCGAGGGGGTGCCGGCCTGGACGGCCCGCCCCGCCGAGGTGCTGACGACGCCGCTCCTGCGGGAGCCGCTGGACGTGGCGGTCCCGCTGGACCACCCCCTCGCCGACCGCGAGGCGGTGACGCCCGCCGACGTCGTCGGCGAGCCGTGGGTGGGCGTGCGCGAGGGCTTCCCCGTGGCCGCGGTCCTCCACGCCGTCGCCGGGGCGGACGGACCGCCCCGGGTGACCCACCGCGTCAACGACTTCCACGTCGTCCTCGCCCTCGTCGCCGCGGGCCACGGCCTCTCGCTGCTGCCGCGGTACACGTGCGGCCACCACCCGGGGGTGCGGCTCGTGCCGCTGCGCGGCGTCCGCGCCGGCCGGCTCGTCGAGGCCCTCGTGCGCGCGGACAAGGCGGAGCGCCCGCTCGTCCGGCTGGTGCTCGACGAGCTGGTCGCGCTGGCCGCCGAGGTGCGGGCGGCGCACGAGGGGTGA
- a CDS encoding pentapeptide repeat-containing protein: MDARTALRADCSRCVGLCCVAPAFVASADFALTKPAGTPCPNLGADHRCGIHDRLRRSGFPGCAVFDCFGAGQHVVALTLGGADVVPSSAQRRTLHAALDPARAVMEVLHHLEECAALVTADASDTSDTSGDPATGGLAAEVRAERDRVRALLDLPVERLTAVDVDGLRRRVGPLLGRVSAAVRGGVPRGRPPRGTGPYADLAGADLTGADMRGADLRGALLVGADLRGADLDRADLLGADLRGADVRGARLAAALFLTRPQLAAARGDARTTVPAVHERPDHWR; encoded by the coding sequence GTGGACGCACGGACGGCGCTGCGGGCGGACTGCTCGCGCTGCGTGGGGCTGTGCTGCGTCGCGCCTGCCTTCGTGGCCTCCGCGGACTTCGCGCTCACCAAGCCGGCGGGCACGCCGTGCCCGAACCTCGGCGCGGACCACCGCTGCGGCATCCACGACCGGCTGCGACGCAGCGGCTTCCCCGGCTGCGCGGTCTTCGACTGCTTCGGCGCCGGGCAGCACGTCGTCGCCCTCACCCTCGGGGGTGCCGACGTCGTCCCCTCCTCGGCCCAGCGCCGGACGCTGCACGCCGCCCTGGACCCCGCCCGGGCGGTCATGGAGGTGCTCCACCACCTCGAGGAGTGCGCCGCGCTCGTCACCGCCGACGCCTCCGACACCTCCGACACCTCCGGCGACCCCGCCACGGGCGGGCTGGCGGCCGAGGTCAGGGCCGAGCGCGACCGCGTCCGGGCCCTGCTCGACCTGCCGGTCGAGCGCCTGACGGCCGTCGACGTCGACGGGCTCCGCCGTCGGGTCGGCCCGCTGCTCGGGCGGGTGAGCGCGGCGGTGCGCGGCGGGGTCCCCCGTGGGCGCCCGCCCCGCGGGACCGGCCCGTACGCCGACCTCGCCGGGGCCGACCTGACGGGCGCCGACATGCGCGGGGCAGATCTGCGGGGCGCCCTGCTCGTCGGCGCCGACCTGCGCGGGGCGGACCTCGACCGTGCCGATCTCCTCGGGGCGGACCTCCGCGGCGCCGACGTCCGCGGCGCGCGCCTGGCGGCCGCCCTCTTCCTGACCCGGCCCCAGCTCGCCGCGGCCCGCGGGGACGCCCGCACCACCGTCCCGGCCGTCCACGAGCGACCGGACCACTGGCGCTGA
- a CDS encoding HAD family hydrolase: MATTTSTPAGHDAVGGGRPRLVASDLDGTLLGPGGVASPRTLAMIAACRAAGVHVVFVTGRPVVWLDPVAEQTGHTGAAICANGALVYDAGRREVLSATTVAPADVLEAAARLRRRLDGITVALETLEGFRKEPDYVARYDWGRDRDRGDLATLLDPDPGVVKMLVRRETGTVEELLAVAREELEGLVHPTHSGPESPMVEISALGVSKAAALAAHAASLGVAQEDVVAFGDMPNDVEMLRWAGRGFAMTGGHPEAVAAADAAAPPSAEDGVAQVVEALLAR; encoded by the coding sequence GTGGCGACGACGACGAGCACCCCCGCCGGGCACGACGCCGTGGGCGGTGGTCGGCCCCGCCTGGTCGCGTCGGACCTCGACGGCACCCTGCTCGGGCCGGGCGGCGTCGCCTCGCCCCGGACGCTGGCGATGATCGCGGCGTGCCGGGCCGCCGGCGTCCACGTCGTCTTCGTCACCGGCCGTCCCGTCGTGTGGCTGGACCCGGTGGCCGAGCAGACCGGCCACACGGGCGCCGCCATCTGCGCCAACGGCGCCCTCGTCTACGACGCCGGCCGCCGCGAGGTGCTCTCCGCGACGACGGTCGCGCCCGCCGACGTCCTCGAGGCGGCCGCCCGGCTGCGGCGCCGCCTCGACGGCATCACCGTCGCCCTCGAGACGTTGGAGGGCTTCCGCAAGGAGCCCGACTACGTCGCCCGCTACGACTGGGGCCGCGACCGTGACCGCGGCGACCTCGCCACGCTGCTCGACCCCGACCCGGGCGTCGTGAAGATGCTCGTGCGGCGGGAGACCGGGACGGTCGAGGAGCTGCTGGCCGTGGCCCGCGAGGAGCTCGAGGGGCTCGTGCACCCGACGCACTCCGGGCCGGAGAGCCCCATGGTCGAGATCAGCGCCCTCGGCGTCAGCAAGGCCGCGGCGCTCGCCGCGCACGCGGCCTCGCTGGGCGTCGCGCAGGAGGACGTCGTCGCCTTCGGCGACATGCCCAACGACGTCGAGATGCTCCGCTGGGCCGGTCGCGGCTTCGCCATGACGGGCGGGCACCCCGAGGCCGTCGCGGCCGCGGACGCCGCCGCCCCGCCGAGCGCCGAGGACGGCGTCGCCCAGGTGGTCGAGGCGCTGCTCGCGCGCTGA
- a CDS encoding RidA family protein, with protein sequence MERTRVGSGAGWEEAVGYSRAVRVGPWVSVAGTTAALPGGGVVGPGDPGEQAREALRRIAAALEQVGAGLGDVVRTRVYVTDVDRWEEVGRAHREVLGEVRPACTLVEVSRLVAPELLVEVEADAVVG encoded by the coding sequence GTGGAGCGCACGCGGGTCGGCAGCGGGGCCGGGTGGGAGGAGGCCGTCGGGTACTCCCGGGCGGTGCGGGTGGGCCCGTGGGTGAGCGTCGCCGGGACGACGGCCGCGCTCCCCGGCGGCGGCGTCGTCGGGCCGGGGGACCCCGGCGAGCAGGCCCGGGAGGCGCTGCGACGCATCGCGGCCGCGCTGGAGCAGGTGGGCGCCGGGCTGGGCGACGTCGTCCGCACGCGGGTCTACGTCACCGACGTCGACCGCTGGGAGGAGGTCGGGCGCGCCCACCGCGAGGTGCTCGGCGAGGTGCGTCCCGCCTGCACCCTCGTCGAGGTCTCGCGGCTCGTGGCGCCGGAGCTGCTCGTCGAGGTCGAGGCGGACGCGGTGGTGGGCTGA
- a CDS encoding fibronectin type III domain-containing protein — MRGLPVAPEARRPLLAALLVAAATLLWALLPTGEHASPEAGAGSHPHPPTTAPSLGAVQLVGGFLDFTPPARPSGVTVTTKDSALEVSWTANTESDMRDYRVYVDGTLTATVLKGTTTTLVTGLVNDRRYAITVSARDTRLNESTKSPPVNGTPRDLTPPAVPTGLMAARGDGRVDLTWEPGADADLQTVRVLRDGARVADLPAGTTRWTDTGVVNDRTYAYSLMALDRVGNASLASAEVHATPTDLTPPAVPTGLRGTAGDASASLTWDRGTDADLATVRVLQDGVVVAQLPAGTTSWTGRGLQAGRDYAFRLQAVDGHGNASATTAAVVVRPVDLTAPDAPVGVRAVAGDTWVDVSWDAVAATDVARYEVRGPGGRVVTVTAPTTRGRVTGLPNDVEATFTVVAVDGAGNVSASSAVVRATPTDTTPPAVPTGLRGYARDAGAALTWDPGTDADLASVRVLQDGVVVAQLPAGTTSWETRGLVVGRSYAFRLVAVDGHGNASAASAPVMVVPVDLTPPAVPTGLAAERGDTRVDLTWAPGTDADLDRVRVLRDGLPVAELPAGTTRWTDTGVVNDRTYSYALVALDGAGNSSAASPAVRATPTDLTAPGVPTGLRGTAVDGGATLTWDAGTDPDLAAVRVLRDGVAVAEVPAGTTTWTTTGLEAGRPYAFRLVAVDGHGNASAPSAPVTVVPVDLTAPGAPTGVRAVAGDGVVDVSWDAAGPDVVAHEVRTADGTVVAVVPAPRRATRVSGLPNDVEVTYVVVALDAAGNVSGPSSPVSATPRDLTAPDVVTGVVATPVDRGLDVRWAPVTAEDVASYRVLLDGAVVGEVPASSSGLQLSGLEPGEPHEVVVVAVDRAGNESAASSPVVAAAVDAPPSAPTGVTAEPRPEALRVTWTSAPEADVVAHRVTVDGVVRAVVPAGTSEAVVTGLTAGVEVVVVVEAVDGAGWATAAAAVRAVPGAVLPTPFSSGVPPLAGTGTATGAGLAASRSGRWVVVSTAASLEPSDTNTAVELYVVDRRAGTSRRVAPLPASVRGATSDATNTSAVALSEDGRYLVLSTTAKLLPADTNTLLDVYRLDLRAPAGTPGGGWDLVSVPVSGTVQPKVAGAMVPTGASVFAKSPGVAVSADGRRVAFLTPRADMVDGDRNGAPDVVVKDMVTGLVERASALAGGVETPLRATGPALEMTPDGRYVLFPAQAAGKPLVAVRKDMLTGELRVVSTMPTTGGASREVAVFRDTGDLAISDDGRYVAFSSAAKPTAPASSWTTGLAYRVDTVTGALRPLGSGQTASWEHQLGLDPTGRYAFFSTAAALLPADTNRRTDHYRRDLGTGELLLVTSRADGSVAPSPAGTITPAEYGSVLVLSADRVLVGSVLPMVAGDANKKLDVYGRDLALGVAGSVLG; from the coding sequence GTGAGAGGTCTCCCCGTGGCGCCCGAGGCGCGTCGTCCGCTGCTCGCCGCCCTGCTCGTGGCCGCGGCGACGCTGCTGTGGGCGCTCCTGCCGACCGGGGAGCATGCGAGCCCCGAGGCCGGGGCGGGGAGCCATCCGCACCCCCCGACCACGGCGCCGTCCCTCGGCGCCGTCCAGCTCGTCGGCGGCTTCCTCGACTTCACGCCGCCCGCCCGGCCGTCCGGCGTCACCGTCACGACGAAGGACAGCGCCCTCGAGGTGAGCTGGACCGCCAACACCGAGAGCGACATGCGCGACTACCGCGTCTACGTCGACGGCACTCTCACGGCGACGGTCCTCAAGGGCACGACGACGACCCTCGTCACCGGCCTCGTCAACGACCGCCGCTACGCCATCACGGTCAGCGCGCGCGACACCCGCCTCAACGAGTCGACGAAGTCGCCGCCCGTCAACGGCACGCCCCGCGACCTCACGCCGCCGGCGGTGCCGACCGGGCTCATGGCGGCCCGCGGGGACGGCCGCGTCGACCTCACGTGGGAGCCCGGCGCCGACGCGGACCTGCAGACCGTGCGCGTCCTGCGCGACGGCGCCCGCGTCGCCGACCTCCCGGCGGGCACCACCCGGTGGACGGACACGGGCGTCGTCAACGACCGGACGTACGCCTACTCGCTCATGGCCCTCGACCGGGTCGGCAACGCCTCCCTCGCGTCCGCCGAGGTGCACGCCACCCCCACCGACCTCACCCCGCCCGCCGTGCCCACCGGGCTGCGCGGCACCGCCGGCGACGCCAGCGCGTCGCTGACGTGGGACCGCGGCACCGACGCCGACCTCGCGACCGTCCGGGTGCTGCAGGACGGCGTCGTCGTCGCCCAGCTCCCGGCGGGCACGACGTCGTGGACGGGCCGCGGCCTCCAGGCCGGCCGCGACTACGCCTTCCGCCTCCAGGCGGTCGACGGCCACGGCAACGCCTCCGCCACGACGGCCGCGGTGGTGGTCCGCCCGGTCGACCTCACCGCCCCGGACGCGCCGGTGGGCGTGCGCGCCGTCGCTGGCGACACCTGGGTCGACGTCTCGTGGGACGCCGTCGCGGCGACCGACGTCGCCCGGTACGAGGTCCGTGGGCCGGGCGGCCGCGTCGTCACCGTCACGGCCCCGACGACCCGCGGCAGGGTCACCGGCCTGCCCAACGACGTGGAGGCGACGTTCACCGTCGTCGCCGTCGACGGCGCGGGCAACGTGTCCGCGTCGAGCGCCGTCGTGCGGGCCACGCCCACCGACACGACCCCGCCGGCCGTCCCCACGGGCCTGCGCGGGTACGCCCGCGACGCCGGCGCGGCGCTGACGTGGGACCCCGGCACCGACGCCGACCTCGCGTCGGTGCGGGTGCTGCAGGACGGTGTCGTCGTCGCGCAGCTGCCGGCCGGGACGACGTCGTGGGAGACCCGCGGGCTCGTCGTCGGCCGTTCGTACGCCTTCCGGCTCGTCGCCGTGGACGGGCACGGCAACGCCTCGGCGGCCTCGGCGCCGGTCATGGTCGTCCCCGTCGACCTCACGCCGCCGGCCGTGCCGACCGGCCTCGCCGCGGAGCGCGGCGACACCCGGGTCGACCTCACGTGGGCCCCCGGCACCGACGCCGACCTCGACCGCGTGCGGGTCCTGCGCGACGGCCTGCCCGTCGCCGAGCTGCCCGCGGGCACGACCCGCTGGACCGACACCGGCGTCGTCAACGACCGCACCTACTCCTACGCCCTCGTGGCCCTCGACGGTGCCGGCAACAGCTCGGCGGCCTCGCCGGCCGTCCGGGCGACGCCGACCGACCTCACGGCGCCCGGGGTCCCCACGGGCCTGCGCGGCACCGCGGTCGACGGCGGCGCGACCCTCACCTGGGACGCCGGGACGGACCCGGACCTCGCCGCCGTGCGCGTCCTGCGGGACGGCGTCGCCGTCGCCGAGGTCCCGGCCGGGACGACGACCTGGACGACGACGGGCCTCGAGGCCGGTCGCCCCTACGCCTTCCGCCTCGTGGCCGTCGACGGCCACGGCAACGCCTCCGCGCCCTCGGCGCCCGTCACGGTCGTCCCCGTCGACCTCACCGCCCCCGGCGCCCCCACGGGCGTCCGCGCGGTCGCCGGCGACGGTGTCGTGGACGTCTCGTGGGACGCGGCCGGCCCCGACGTGGTCGCGCACGAGGTCCGCACCGCCGACGGCACCGTCGTCGCCGTCGTGCCCGCCCCGCGCCGCGCCACCCGGGTCTCGGGCCTCCCGAACGACGTGGAGGTCACGTACGTCGTCGTGGCGCTCGACGCCGCGGGCAACGTCTCGGGGCCGTCCTCCCCGGTCAGCGCCACGCCGCGCGACCTCACCGCGCCCGACGTCGTGACCGGCGTCGTCGCGACGCCGGTCGACCGCGGCCTCGACGTCCGGTGGGCGCCCGTCACGGCCGAGGACGTGGCCTCCTACCGCGTCCTCCTCGACGGCGCCGTCGTCGGCGAGGTGCCCGCGTCGTCGTCGGGGCTGCAGCTCTCCGGCCTCGAGCCCGGGGAGCCGCACGAGGTCGTCGTCGTCGCGGTGGACCGGGCCGGCAACGAGTCGGCGGCGTCCTCGCCCGTCGTCGCGGCGGCCGTCGACGCGCCGCCGTCCGCGCCCACGGGCGTCACCGCGGAGCCGCGGCCCGAGGCCCTGCGGGTGACGTGGACGTCGGCGCCGGAGGCGGACGTCGTCGCGCACCGGGTCACCGTGGACGGTGTCGTCCGCGCGGTCGTGCCGGCGGGCACCTCGGAGGCGGTCGTCACCGGGCTGACCGCCGGCGTCGAGGTCGTCGTCGTCGTCGAGGCCGTGGACGGCGCGGGCTGGGCCACGGCCGCCGCGGCCGTGCGCGCCGTGCCGGGTGCCGTGCTGCCGACGCCCTTCTCGTCCGGCGTCCCGCCGCTGGCGGGGACGGGGACGGCCACGGGTGCCGGCCTCGCGGCCAGCCGCAGCGGACGCTGGGTCGTCGTCAGCACGGCGGCGTCGCTCGAGCCCTCGGACACCAACACGGCCGTCGAGCTGTACGTCGTCGACCGCCGCGCCGGCACGTCGCGCCGGGTCGCGCCGCTGCCGGCGTCGGTGCGCGGCGCCACGAGCGACGCGACCAACACGAGCGCCGTCGCCCTCTCCGAGGACGGCCGCTACCTCGTCCTGTCCACGACGGCGAAGCTGCTGCCCGCCGACACGAACACGCTCCTCGACGTCTACCGTCTCGACCTGCGAGCCCCGGCGGGGACGCCGGGCGGCGGGTGGGACCTCGTCAGCGTGCCGGTCTCCGGGACGGTGCAGCCGAAGGTCGCCGGCGCGATGGTGCCCACCGGGGCGTCGGTCTTCGCCAAGAGCCCCGGCGTGGCCGTCAGCGCCGACGGCCGCCGGGTCGCCTTCCTCACGCCGCGGGCCGACATGGTCGACGGCGACCGGAACGGCGCGCCCGACGTCGTCGTCAAGGACATGGTCACCGGGCTCGTGGAGCGGGCCTCCGCGCTCGCGGGCGGCGTCGAGACGCCGCTGCGCGCCACCGGCCCGGCCCTGGAGATGACGCCCGACGGCCGCTACGTGCTCTTCCCCGCCCAGGCGGCCGGCAAGCCCCTCGTCGCGGTGCGGAAGGACATGCTGACCGGCGAGCTGCGCGTCGTGTCGACGATGCCGACGACCGGCGGCGCGTCGCGCGAGGTCGCCGTCTTCCGCGACACCGGCGACCTGGCGATCTCCGACGACGGCCGCTACGTCGCCTTCTCCTCGGCGGCCAAGCCGACCGCCCCGGCCTCGAGCTGGACGACGGGCCTGGCGTACCGGGTCGACACCGTCACGGGGGCCCTGCGCCCGCTCGGCTCCGGCCAGACGGCGTCGTGGGAGCACCAGCTCGGGCTCGACCCGACCGGCCGCTACGCGTTCTTCTCGACGGCGGCGGCGCTGCTGCCGGCGGACACCAACCGCCGGACCGACCACTACCGCCGCGACCTCGGGACGGGCGAGCTCCTGCTCGTCACCTCGCGGGCCGACGGCTCCGTCGCCCCGTCGCCGGCGGGCACGATCACGCCGGCGGAGTACGGCTCGGTGCTCGTGCTGTCGGCGGACCGGGTCCTCGTGGGGTCCGTCCTGCCGATGGTGGCCGGCGACGCCAACAAGAAGCTCGACGTCTACGGGCGCGACCTCGCCCTCGGCGTGGCCGGGTCGGTCCTCGGCTGA
- a CDS encoding glucose 1-dehydrogenase has product MSDDTGTVTQNTPRNPVTAYPQPEQPPQDQSAPGLAQEMDPKPDHGEDTYVGANRLPDRVAVVTGADSGIGRAAAIAFAREGADVVLSYLPSEEADAQEVVALVEQAGRRALAVPGDLSQEQANLDLVQKTVDAFGRVDVLVVNAGKQTAVEDIAELTTEQFDQTFRTNVYALFWVTKAAVPHMQPGASIITTSSVQAYTPSPNLLDYATTKSAINTYSKALAQQLAPKGIRVNVVAPGPFWTALQVSGGQPPEARPEFGAQAPLGRAGQPAEIAGAYVHLACAESSYTTGATLSVTGGDPTP; this is encoded by the coding sequence ATGAGCGACGACACCGGCACGGTCACCCAGAACACGCCTCGCAACCCCGTCACGGCCTACCCCCAGCCGGAGCAGCCGCCGCAGGACCAGAGCGCCCCCGGCCTGGCGCAGGAGATGGACCCCAAGCCCGACCACGGCGAGGACACCTACGTCGGCGCGAACCGCCTGCCCGACCGCGTCGCCGTCGTGACCGGCGCCGACTCGGGCATCGGCCGGGCCGCGGCGATCGCCTTCGCCCGCGAGGGCGCCGACGTCGTGCTGTCCTACCTGCCCAGCGAGGAGGCCGACGCCCAGGAGGTCGTCGCCCTCGTCGAGCAGGCCGGCCGCCGCGCGCTCGCCGTGCCGGGCGACCTGTCGCAGGAGCAGGCGAACCTCGACCTCGTGCAGAAGACCGTCGACGCCTTCGGCCGCGTCGACGTCCTCGTCGTCAACGCCGGCAAGCAGACGGCGGTGGAGGACATCGCCGAGCTGACGACGGAGCAGTTCGACCAGACGTTCAGGACCAACGTCTACGCGCTCTTCTGGGTCACGAAGGCCGCCGTGCCGCACATGCAGCCGGGCGCCAGCATCATCACGACGTCGTCGGTCCAGGCGTACACGCCGTCGCCGAACCTCCTCGACTACGCGACGACGAAGTCGGCCATCAACACCTACTCCAAGGCGCTGGCGCAGCAGCTCGCGCCGAAGGGCATCCGCGTCAACGTCGTGGCCCCGGGGCCCTTCTGGACGGCGCTGCAGGTCTCCGGCGGCCAGCCGCCCGAGGCGCGTCCCGAGTTCGGCGCGCAGGCCCCGCTCGGCCGCGCCGGGCAGCCCGCCGAGATCGCCGGCGCCTACGTGCACCTCGCCTGCGCCGAGTCGAGCTACACGACCGGCGCGACGCTGTCCGTCACCGGCGGCGACCCGACGCCCTGA